The proteins below are encoded in one region of Planctopirus limnophila DSM 3776:
- a CDS encoding AAA family ATPase, with protein MKNTTSTIRPAMIRKAAAEETLELPVSLRTDTTDEFATESTTLHTASKPRAELDRLANRDLAKVLELGQKTFGEPVIPFTLDWVGEFLLGQNSRGPIARGLPTQPPVRYIDAESHRQGMVFGMREYQITLRTGDCRVINLIQQTSQKCPSFTRDVWLVAERQFLALYYKLRRLEKARSQVVAPLMQDSLRERLWKNTIGVLTRNAASMKALGVAIRRGMLLRGEPGNGKTMAARWLKYEAEKRRLAWKSISIAHFRAAQHRCEVGELLSLGSPGIIFFDDFDELIRRREENHNSTDICTLLNELDGIDRRYGTVFLFASNLQWNEIDHALRRPGRIDLMIEFTKPNVELRRQLMEIHWSEILRRQIDIPLAVSQTEGMSFAELEELKTLLAMQHFDEEEIDWNRALAEFQSRRTETAKKPIGFGAT; from the coding sequence ATGAAAAACACAACCTCAACCATTCGACCAGCCATGATCCGAAAAGCCGCAGCCGAGGAAACTCTGGAACTGCCAGTTTCCTTGCGCACAGACACCACCGATGAATTCGCGACCGAATCGACCACTCTCCACACGGCGAGCAAGCCTCGTGCTGAGCTTGATCGCCTGGCGAATCGTGATCTGGCCAAAGTCCTTGAACTTGGCCAGAAAACCTTTGGCGAACCCGTGATCCCCTTCACTCTCGATTGGGTGGGTGAATTTCTCCTGGGCCAGAATTCCCGTGGCCCGATCGCTCGCGGACTTCCTACTCAACCCCCCGTACGATACATCGATGCCGAATCGCATCGTCAGGGCATGGTTTTCGGCATGCGAGAATACCAGATCACGCTCCGCACTGGGGATTGCCGCGTGATCAATCTCATCCAGCAAACCTCTCAAAAATGCCCGTCATTCACGAGAGATGTCTGGCTGGTCGCCGAGCGGCAATTCCTGGCGCTCTACTACAAACTCAGACGCCTGGAAAAGGCCCGCTCACAAGTTGTCGCACCACTGATGCAGGACTCGCTTCGCGAGCGACTCTGGAAAAACACCATTGGCGTCCTGACACGCAATGCGGCATCCATGAAAGCACTTGGTGTCGCCATTCGTCGCGGCATGCTCCTGCGCGGAGAACCAGGAAATGGCAAAACCATGGCAGCTCGCTGGCTCAAATATGAAGCTGAGAAACGCAGATTAGCGTGGAAATCGATTTCCATTGCTCATTTCCGCGCTGCGCAACATCGCTGTGAGGTAGGAGAACTTCTTTCGCTGGGTTCCCCCGGGATCATCTTCTTCGATGATTTCGACGAACTCATCCGGCGGCGCGAGGAGAACCACAATTCGACTGATATTTGTACGCTGCTCAATGAACTCGATGGCATTGACCGCCGGTATGGTACGGTCTTTCTCTTCGCCAGTAATCTGCAGTGGAACGAGATCGATCATGCCCTGCGCCGCCCAGGCCGCATTGACCTGATGATTGAGTTCACCAAACCAAATGTCGAACTGCGTCGCCAGTTGATGGAAATCCACTGGTCGGAAATCCTCCGTCGGCAGATTGATATCCCTCTCGCTGTCAGCCAGACCGAAGGGATGAGTTTCGCCGAACTGGAAGAACTCAAAACGTTATTGGCCATGCAGCATTTCGATGAAGAGGAGATCGACTGGAATCGTGCCCTGGCCGAATTCCAATCCCGTCGCACAGAAACCGCTAAAAAACCGATTGGTTTTGGAGCGACATAA
- a CDS encoding peroxiredoxin family protein, protein MLKTVIANFRQRLRYEWLVPMLLVAMSGFWFSVATAAPPKSGEVAPDFELANVDGGTTKLSTIAERGPVVLIVLRGFPGYQCPLCNVQVNDFLKSQEKFQQAGAQVVFVYPGAGSGLAQKAKQFRGERVIPEHYTLLVDPDYQFTKQYGLRWNAPNETAYPATFVLNSDRKIAFSKVSDSHGGRTSAKDVLEQLAKSQNQSAK, encoded by the coding sequence ATGCTGAAGACGGTTATCGCGAATTTTCGACAGCGTCTGCGATATGAGTGGCTCGTGCCCATGCTCCTGGTGGCGATGAGCGGTTTCTGGTTCTCGGTCGCGACGGCAGCACCTCCGAAGTCGGGAGAAGTCGCCCCTGATTTTGAACTGGCCAATGTTGATGGGGGGACGACAAAGCTATCGACGATTGCAGAGCGCGGGCCGGTTGTGCTGATTGTGCTGCGGGGATTTCCGGGCTATCAATGCCCGTTGTGCAATGTGCAGGTTAATGATTTTCTGAAGTCGCAGGAGAAGTTTCAGCAAGCAGGGGCACAGGTTGTGTTTGTCTATCCTGGTGCTGGAAGTGGACTTGCCCAGAAGGCGAAGCAGTTTCGCGGAGAGCGCGTGATTCCCGAGCACTATACGCTGCTGGTCGATCCCGATTATCAGTTTACGAAGCAGTACGGCTTACGCTGGAATGCCCCGAATGAAACAGCCTATCCAGCGACATTTGTGCTCAATAGCGACCGAAAGATTGCCTTCTCAAAAGTGAGTGACAGCCACGGCGGGCGAACATCGGCCAAGGATGTCCTCGAACAGTTGGCGAAGAGTCAGAATCAAAGCGCGAAGTAA
- a CDS encoding glycosyltransferase, whose protein sequence is MNVALLGQWRDRPSFRFRALQYLPYLETVGHAATIIEFSPHLWGRLRQYSQLAKFDSVFIQQRLLHPFELAWLKRNTRHLVFDVDDAIMRKSDGSPDSRRMSRFRAMCRSANLVICGNQFLADETRVHTSKLEIIPTTIELNRYPSLSSKYESLVNIPNPLLTIGWTGSRATCRYLNEVFPVIAEFPGQVQVKLIADDLSNCDLKLLQDVPYEFIRWSPETEIAAATTFDMGIMPLPDQEFTRGKCGCKALQYMALGIPAICSPVGMNVDLIEPGKTGFLARTAGEWREAFQQLIASPKLRAQVGIAGYRVVSEQFAASTWAPAWLNAVFPTTQSSTPS, encoded by the coding sequence GTGAATGTCGCACTTCTAGGCCAGTGGCGGGACCGACCATCCTTTCGATTTCGCGCATTGCAGTATCTCCCCTACCTCGAAACTGTGGGCCATGCGGCAACCATTATCGAATTCTCACCTCATCTGTGGGGTCGCCTTCGCCAATACTCACAACTGGCAAAGTTTGATTCAGTCTTCATCCAACAGCGATTACTCCACCCTTTCGAACTTGCCTGGCTCAAGCGGAATACCAGACATCTCGTCTTCGATGTCGATGATGCGATTATGCGCAAAAGCGATGGCAGCCCCGATTCCCGCCGCATGTCGAGATTCCGCGCCATGTGTCGCTCGGCGAATCTCGTCATCTGTGGCAACCAGTTCCTGGCTGATGAAACCCGCGTGCATACATCAAAGCTGGAAATCATACCTACGACTATCGAGTTAAATCGCTATCCATCTTTATCTAGTAAATATGAATCACTAGTAAATATTCCGAATCCACTATTAACCATCGGCTGGACAGGTTCGCGGGCCACATGCCGCTACCTGAATGAGGTATTCCCTGTCATTGCCGAATTTCCAGGTCAGGTGCAGGTGAAACTCATTGCTGATGATCTCTCGAACTGCGATCTGAAACTTCTCCAGGACGTGCCTTACGAATTCATTCGCTGGTCACCCGAAACCGAAATTGCCGCTGCCACGACTTTTGACATGGGGATCATGCCTCTCCCGGATCAGGAGTTCACTCGCGGCAAATGCGGCTGCAAAGCCCTGCAATATATGGCCCTGGGCATCCCTGCCATTTGCAGTCCCGTCGGGATGAATGTCGATCTCATCGAACCAGGCAAAACGGGTTTTCTCGCTCGCACGGCTGGCGAATGGCGCGAGGCCTTCCAGCAATTGATCGCCAGCCCGAAACTGCGTGCCCAAGTCGGCATCGCGGGGTATCGCGTGGTGAGTGAACAATTCGCTGCCTCAACCTGGGCCCCCGCCTGGTTGAACGCCGTCTTCCCGACCACTCAATCCTCCACCCCCTCCTGA